The following coding sequences are from one Tachysurus vachellii isolate PV-2020 chromosome 7, HZAU_Pvac_v1, whole genome shotgun sequence window:
- the LOC132848553 gene encoding ADAMTS-like protein 1 isoform X2, with amino-acid sequence MESIYTLGDLPDLLKVWVYASDGEAVFIREFTLRRRDDLPDDFLNEGPVSHKSEDSNSRTARSEEDRDTLWDAWGTWSECSRTCGGGASYSLRRCLTSKTCEGQNIKYRTCSNVDCPPDSGDFRAQQCSAHADVRYQGRYYDWLPVDNDPENPCALKCKAKGTDLVVELAPKVLDGTRCYTESLDMCISGACQIVGCDHELGSTAKEDNCGVCNGDGSSCRLVRGHYKSQHASGKTEDTVIVIPYGSRHVRLVLKGPDHLYLESKTLQGIKEELSLDGTKQYILQNTIIDFQKLSDKEILRIIGPLEADFTVKVHYASGTESMVQFIYYQPIIHRWRETDFFPCSVTCSGGYQLTSAECFDLRSNRVVVDQYCHYYPENVKPKPRLQECNMDPCPASDGYKQIMPYDLYHPLPRWESSPWTSCSTSCGGGVQSRSVSCVEEDMQGNITPTDEWKCLYASKSSIVQPCNTFDCPTWIAQEWSPCTVTCGQGLRYRVVLCIDHRGLHAGGCNPITKPHIKEDCLVPVPCYKPAEKLPVEAKAPWFKQAIELEEDTAISEEPTFIRGVWGPCSRSCGAGVQRRTVKCQVLLSFSQTVADLPDDECEGQKPPEMQPCYRTPCLGVRTEQESERIRNTATEQEELHDWEYDGFTECSEMCGGGVKEAVVICLNKQTREAADESECVSTKRPLQLVQACNTEPCPPRWELEAWSSCSATCGVGLQTRAVICTLKVSAHSNHTMRVNGEKCRHPKPSSVQACNRFDCPPMWDPQEWSQCSHTCGGGHQKRDVICKQRMADGSVLELPETFCPSSSLPTMQPCGQIDCPAQWVFSNWTQCSATCGEGTQRLLVVCRRMGLYGQYQTLIPEACASVPKPSTARSCSSEPCEKPFKPVAAKPDPAILTQRKVYIQWSKGPKLHFVVGGYAYLLPWTSVVLSCPTRNFRKGHVRWLKDGKPLLLLPHVSISHMGYIKIQQIRSSDVGMYTCVAGQEQEDFVLKLLGSKKTKLSGPETDVWVTDGGKNSAKTYQISSKEKEVLTFNRYDIVVQHLLNLKGLSMETYVSKELLDDDAVFDSQSPQVLVADMEKLDAVTRNLSGGLQGTQKEELITQLLEELTRKTSENNDSILEANEKQELTTPKNISQGNDLRLVSQSTRQWKGPLRRPVIVQKFSRVYKSPHEIVTNAGSLVVVSRQATRVELKCEVHGNPMPVTIWTKEGMELKNDSRVGLMSDSSLYIEAPKETDFGFYTCHATNNLGSTSQSFHVQKAGSRCTVGMGKRNGTCSDKFQSSEGCSGQRCPYRWHVSSWSTCSVSCGGGLQRRNVTCHGTAKGRSCTGAGRKPTETKSCNTQLCVSWKTTPWGPCHGQCVGPQKALQNRHVFCQDKNRSRVDHRMCSRQPRPASYRNCTTDACALHWRVGPWTQCTATCGRHGFQSRHVTCMHQRSGKPAREFHCAWRPRPASWQRCNILSCGRGDCQDSTRYCEKVRQLELCALPQFKVRCCRSCRDT; translated from the exons AACTCACGGACAGCGCGGTCAGAAGAGGACAGAGACACTCTGTGGGATGCCTGGGGCACATGGAGCGAATGTTCACGCACCTGCGGTGGAGGAGCTTCCTATTCTCTCAGACGCTGCCTTACTTCCAA GACCTGCGAGGGGCAGAATATTAAATACCGTACGtgcagtaatgtg GACTGCCCACCAGATTCTGGAGATTTCCGTGCTCAGCAATGTTCAGCCCATGCTGATGTGCGCTACCAGGGTCGCTACTACGATTGGCTGCCAGTGGACAACGACCCTGAAAACCCGTGTGCTCTCAAATGCAAGGCTAAAGGCACAGACCTCGTAGTAGAGCTGGCACCGAAGGTGTTAGATGGAACGCGCTGCTACACAGAATCTTTGGATATGTGCATCAGTGGAGCCTGTCAG ATTGTTGGCTGCGATCACGAGTTAGGAAGCACTGCTAAAGAAGATAATTGTGGAGTTTGTAATGGAGATGGATCTTCTTGCAGACTTGTGAGAGGACACTACAAATCCCAACATGCTAGTGGAAAGA CTGAGGACACTGTAATTGTTATTCCTTATGGAAGTCGTCATGTGCGCCTGGTTCTGAAAGGCCCGGATCACTTGT ATCTGGAGAGTAAAACCTTGCAAGGGATCAAGGAGGAGCTTTCTCTGGATGGAACCAAGCAATACATCTTACAAAACACAATCATTGACTTCCAGAAGCTTTCTGACAAGGAGATACTTAGAATCATTGGACCACTAGAGGCTGACTTTACCGTCAAA GTCCATTATGCCAGTGGCACAGAAAGCATGGTGCAGTTTATCTACTACCAGCCAATCATTCATCGATGGCGAGAGACTGATTTCTTCCCCTGTTCTGTAACTTGTAgtggag GGTATCAGCTCACTTCAGCGGAGTGTTTTGACCTGCGCAGTAATCGTGTGGTTGTGGACCAGTATTGCCATTATTACCCTGAGAATGTCAAGCCCAAACCCAGACTGCAGGAGTGCAACATGGACCCTTGTCCTGCCAG TGATGGCTACAAGCAAATAATGCCCTATGACCTCTACCACCCACTGCCTCG ATGGGAGAGCAGCCCATGGACCTCCTGTTCTACATCCTGCGGTGGGGGAGTCCAAAGTCGTTCTGTCTCATGTGTGGAAGAAGACATGCAGGGAAACATCACTCCCACAGATGAATGGAAGTGTCTATATGCATCCAAGTCATCTATCGTGCAACCATGTAACACATTTGACTGTCCAACATGGATTGCGCAGGAATGGTCACCG TGTACAGTAACCTGTGGACAGGGCCTGCGCTACAGAGTGGTCCTGTGCATTGATCACAGAGGGCTGCATGCTGGTGGCTGCAATCCCATCACAAAACCACACATAAAGGAAGACTGTCTGGTTCCTGTTCCTTGCTACAAGCCCGCAG AGAAGCTGCCTGTTGAAGCAAAGGCACCTTGGTTCAAGCAAGCCATAGAACTTGAGGAAGATACAGCCATTTCTGAAGAACCAAC GTTCATACGAGGAGTTTGGGGGCCCTGCAGTAGGTCATGTGGCGCTGGCGTACAGAGGCGGACAGTGAAGTGTCAGGTGTTGCTCTCCTTTTCCCAAACAGTTGCTGATCTTCCAGATGATGAGTGTGAAGGACAGAAGCCTCCAGAGATGCAGCCCTGTTACCGCACGCCCTGCCTTGGAGTGAGAACTGAgcaggagagtgagagaattaGAAACACAGCTACAGAGCAAGAGGAGCTACATGACTGGGAGTATGACGGGTTTACTGAGTGCTCCGAGATGTGTGGTGGAG GGGTAAAAGAGGCAGTGGTGATCTGTTTGAACAAGCAGACAAGAGAAGCCGCAGatgaaagtgagtgtgtgagcacaAAGCGACCTCTTCAACTCGTGCAAGCCTGCAATACTGAACCTTGTCCACCCAG GTGGGAGCTGGAGGCTTGGAGCTCCTGTTCAGCAACATGTGGTGTTGGACTCCAGACTCGAGCTGTCATCTGCACACTAAAAGTAAGCGCACACAGCAACCACACCATGAGGGTCAATGGTGAGAAGTGTCGGCATCCAAAGCCCTCCTCTGTGCAGGCCTGCAATCGTTTTGATTGCCCTCCCATGTGGGATCCACAGGAATGGAGTCAG TGTTCTCATACATGTGGAGGTGGTCATCAGAAGAGGGACGTTATTTGTAAGCAGCGAATGGCAGATGGAAGTGTATTGGAGTTACCAGAAACCTTCTGTCCATCTTCGAGCTTGCCCACAATGCAGCCTTGTGGCCAGATAGACTGCCCTGCACAGTGGGTCTTCTCAAATTGGACACAG TGTTCAGCAACCTGTGGAGAAGGGACCCAGAGGTTGCTAGTGGTGTGCAGGAGGATGGGGCTATATGGCCAGTACCAAACTCTGATTCCGGAGGCCTGCGCTTCTGTTCCGAAGCCCTCGACAGCTCGGTCATGTTCCTCTGAACCTTGTGAGA AGCCTTTCAAGCCAGTAGCTGCAAAACCAGATCCTGCTATTTTGACCCAGAGGAAGGTCTATATTCAATGGAGCAAAGGCCCAAAACTACATTTTGTAGTCGGTGGATATGCATATTTACTTCCATGGACCTCAGTTGTGCTGAGTTGTCCAACTCGTAATTTTCGTAAAGGCCATGTTCGTTGGTTAAAGGATGGAAAACCACTGCTTCTCCTACCACATGTTTCCATATCTCATATGGGTTACATCAAGATCCAGCAGATCCGTTCTTCGGACGTGGGGATGTATACTTGTGTTGCTGGCCAGGAACAGGAAGATTTTGTCCTCAAACTTCTTGGAAGCAAGAAGACAAAGTTGTCAGGTCCAGAAACTGACGTCTGGGTAACAGATGGCGGCAAGAACTCAGCAAAGACTTACCAAATATCATCTAAGGAGAAAGAGGTTCTTACTTTTAATCGCTATGACATTGTCGTTCAGCACTTGCTTAATTTAAAGGGTTTGTCCATGGAGACGTATGTCTCTAAAGAACTGCTGGATGATGATGCAGTTTTTGATTCCCAGAGCCCTCAGGTACTGGTAGCGGACATGGAAAAGCTTGATGCGGTAACCCGTAACTTATCTGGTGGCCTCCAGGGCACACAAAAGGAAGAACTTATTACTCAGCTGTTAGAGGAACTAACTAGGAAGACTAGTGAAAACAATGATTCTATCTTGGAAGCGAATGAGAAACAAGAACTTACAACTCCAAAGAATATTTCTCAAGGAAATGATTTAAGACTAGTTTCCCAATCAACCAGACAATGGAAAGGACCTCTCAGAAGACCAGTGATTGTTCAGAAATTTTCCAGAGTGTACAAGTCCCCCCATGAAATAGTGACCAATGCTGGTAGTTTGGTTGTGGTCTCAAGGCAGGCCACGAGGGTGGAGCTTAAATGTGAAGTGCATGGCAACCCGATGCCAGTAACAATTTGGACAAAAGAGGGAATGGAGTTAAAAAATGACAGCAG AGTAGGCCTGATGTCAGACAGCTCCCTGTACATTGAAGCTCCCAAGGAGACTGACTTTGGATTTTACACGTGCCATGCCACAAATAATCTGGGGTCAACCTCACAGTCATTTCATGTTCAAAAAGCAG GAAGTCGCTGTACCGTTGGTATGGGTAAAAGAAACGGCACATGTTCAGACAAATTCCAATCATCTGAAGGTTGCAGTGGACAACGCTGCCCCTACAG ATGGCATGTGTCCTCATGGTCTACTTGCTCAGTAAGCTGTGGTGGGGGACTACAGAGACGCAATGTGACGTGCCATGGGACTGCAAAAGGACGCTCTTGTACAGGTGCTGGAAGAAAACCAACAGAAACCAAGTCTTGTAATACGCAACTCTGTGTTTCCTGGAAAACAACCCCATGGGGCCCT TGCCATGGGCAGTGTGTTGGACCACAAAAAGCACTACAAAACAGACATGTGTTCTGTCAGGACAAGAACAGAAGTAGAGTCGACCATCGGATGTGCAGCAGGCAACCAAG GCCCGCTTCATATCGAAACTGCACCACGGATGCCTGTGCTCTGCATTGGCGTGTTGGGCCGTGGACCCAATGCACCGCCACCTGTGGTCGCCATGGTTTCCAGTCACGCCATGTCACATGCATGCACCAGCGTAGTGGAAAGCCAGCCCGGGAATTTCACTGTGCCTGGAGGCCTCGTCCGGCGAGTTGGCAGCGCTGCAACATTTTATCATGTGGGAGAG GTGATTGCCAAGACAGCACCAGGTACTGTGAGAAGGTGCGACAGCTGGAACTTTGTGCCTTACCCCAGTTTAAAGTACGGTGCTGCCGGTCCTGCAGAGACACCTGA
- the LOC132848553 gene encoding ADAMTS-like protein 1 isoform X1, translated as MSASAGRLFICSLLLFKVWVYASDGEAVFIREFTLRRRDDLPDDFLNEGPVSHKSEDSNSRTARSEEDRDTLWDAWGTWSECSRTCGGGASYSLRRCLTSKTCEGQNIKYRTCSNVDCPPDSGDFRAQQCSAHADVRYQGRYYDWLPVDNDPENPCALKCKAKGTDLVVELAPKVLDGTRCYTESLDMCISGACQIVGCDHELGSTAKEDNCGVCNGDGSSCRLVRGHYKSQHASGKTEDTVIVIPYGSRHVRLVLKGPDHLYLESKTLQGIKEELSLDGTKQYILQNTIIDFQKLSDKEILRIIGPLEADFTVKVHYASGTESMVQFIYYQPIIHRWRETDFFPCSVTCSGGYQLTSAECFDLRSNRVVVDQYCHYYPENVKPKPRLQECNMDPCPASDGYKQIMPYDLYHPLPRWESSPWTSCSTSCGGGVQSRSVSCVEEDMQGNITPTDEWKCLYASKSSIVQPCNTFDCPTWIAQEWSPCTVTCGQGLRYRVVLCIDHRGLHAGGCNPITKPHIKEDCLVPVPCYKPAEKLPVEAKAPWFKQAIELEEDTAISEEPTFIRGVWGPCSRSCGAGVQRRTVKCQVLLSFSQTVADLPDDECEGQKPPEMQPCYRTPCLGVRTEQESERIRNTATEQEELHDWEYDGFTECSEMCGGGVKEAVVICLNKQTREAADESECVSTKRPLQLVQACNTEPCPPRWELEAWSSCSATCGVGLQTRAVICTLKVSAHSNHTMRVNGEKCRHPKPSSVQACNRFDCPPMWDPQEWSQCSHTCGGGHQKRDVICKQRMADGSVLELPETFCPSSSLPTMQPCGQIDCPAQWVFSNWTQCSATCGEGTQRLLVVCRRMGLYGQYQTLIPEACASVPKPSTARSCSSEPCEKPFKPVAAKPDPAILTQRKVYIQWSKGPKLHFVVGGYAYLLPWTSVVLSCPTRNFRKGHVRWLKDGKPLLLLPHVSISHMGYIKIQQIRSSDVGMYTCVAGQEQEDFVLKLLGSKKTKLSGPETDVWVTDGGKNSAKTYQISSKEKEVLTFNRYDIVVQHLLNLKGLSMETYVSKELLDDDAVFDSQSPQVLVADMEKLDAVTRNLSGGLQGTQKEELITQLLEELTRKTSENNDSILEANEKQELTTPKNISQGNDLRLVSQSTRQWKGPLRRPVIVQKFSRVYKSPHEIVTNAGSLVVVSRQATRVELKCEVHGNPMPVTIWTKEGMELKNDSRVGLMSDSSLYIEAPKETDFGFYTCHATNNLGSTSQSFHVQKAGSRCTVGMGKRNGTCSDKFQSSEGCSGQRCPYRWHVSSWSTCSVSCGGGLQRRNVTCHGTAKGRSCTGAGRKPTETKSCNTQLCVSWKTTPWGPCHGQCVGPQKALQNRHVFCQDKNRSRVDHRMCSRQPRPASYRNCTTDACALHWRVGPWTQCTATCGRHGFQSRHVTCMHQRSGKPAREFHCAWRPRPASWQRCNILSCGRGDCQDSTRYCEKVRQLELCALPQFKVRCCRSCRDT; from the exons AACTCACGGACAGCGCGGTCAGAAGAGGACAGAGACACTCTGTGGGATGCCTGGGGCACATGGAGCGAATGTTCACGCACCTGCGGTGGAGGAGCTTCCTATTCTCTCAGACGCTGCCTTACTTCCAA GACCTGCGAGGGGCAGAATATTAAATACCGTACGtgcagtaatgtg GACTGCCCACCAGATTCTGGAGATTTCCGTGCTCAGCAATGTTCAGCCCATGCTGATGTGCGCTACCAGGGTCGCTACTACGATTGGCTGCCAGTGGACAACGACCCTGAAAACCCGTGTGCTCTCAAATGCAAGGCTAAAGGCACAGACCTCGTAGTAGAGCTGGCACCGAAGGTGTTAGATGGAACGCGCTGCTACACAGAATCTTTGGATATGTGCATCAGTGGAGCCTGTCAG ATTGTTGGCTGCGATCACGAGTTAGGAAGCACTGCTAAAGAAGATAATTGTGGAGTTTGTAATGGAGATGGATCTTCTTGCAGACTTGTGAGAGGACACTACAAATCCCAACATGCTAGTGGAAAGA CTGAGGACACTGTAATTGTTATTCCTTATGGAAGTCGTCATGTGCGCCTGGTTCTGAAAGGCCCGGATCACTTGT ATCTGGAGAGTAAAACCTTGCAAGGGATCAAGGAGGAGCTTTCTCTGGATGGAACCAAGCAATACATCTTACAAAACACAATCATTGACTTCCAGAAGCTTTCTGACAAGGAGATACTTAGAATCATTGGACCACTAGAGGCTGACTTTACCGTCAAA GTCCATTATGCCAGTGGCACAGAAAGCATGGTGCAGTTTATCTACTACCAGCCAATCATTCATCGATGGCGAGAGACTGATTTCTTCCCCTGTTCTGTAACTTGTAgtggag GGTATCAGCTCACTTCAGCGGAGTGTTTTGACCTGCGCAGTAATCGTGTGGTTGTGGACCAGTATTGCCATTATTACCCTGAGAATGTCAAGCCCAAACCCAGACTGCAGGAGTGCAACATGGACCCTTGTCCTGCCAG TGATGGCTACAAGCAAATAATGCCCTATGACCTCTACCACCCACTGCCTCG ATGGGAGAGCAGCCCATGGACCTCCTGTTCTACATCCTGCGGTGGGGGAGTCCAAAGTCGTTCTGTCTCATGTGTGGAAGAAGACATGCAGGGAAACATCACTCCCACAGATGAATGGAAGTGTCTATATGCATCCAAGTCATCTATCGTGCAACCATGTAACACATTTGACTGTCCAACATGGATTGCGCAGGAATGGTCACCG TGTACAGTAACCTGTGGACAGGGCCTGCGCTACAGAGTGGTCCTGTGCATTGATCACAGAGGGCTGCATGCTGGTGGCTGCAATCCCATCACAAAACCACACATAAAGGAAGACTGTCTGGTTCCTGTTCCTTGCTACAAGCCCGCAG AGAAGCTGCCTGTTGAAGCAAAGGCACCTTGGTTCAAGCAAGCCATAGAACTTGAGGAAGATACAGCCATTTCTGAAGAACCAAC GTTCATACGAGGAGTTTGGGGGCCCTGCAGTAGGTCATGTGGCGCTGGCGTACAGAGGCGGACAGTGAAGTGTCAGGTGTTGCTCTCCTTTTCCCAAACAGTTGCTGATCTTCCAGATGATGAGTGTGAAGGACAGAAGCCTCCAGAGATGCAGCCCTGTTACCGCACGCCCTGCCTTGGAGTGAGAACTGAgcaggagagtgagagaattaGAAACACAGCTACAGAGCAAGAGGAGCTACATGACTGGGAGTATGACGGGTTTACTGAGTGCTCCGAGATGTGTGGTGGAG GGGTAAAAGAGGCAGTGGTGATCTGTTTGAACAAGCAGACAAGAGAAGCCGCAGatgaaagtgagtgtgtgagcacaAAGCGACCTCTTCAACTCGTGCAAGCCTGCAATACTGAACCTTGTCCACCCAG GTGGGAGCTGGAGGCTTGGAGCTCCTGTTCAGCAACATGTGGTGTTGGACTCCAGACTCGAGCTGTCATCTGCACACTAAAAGTAAGCGCACACAGCAACCACACCATGAGGGTCAATGGTGAGAAGTGTCGGCATCCAAAGCCCTCCTCTGTGCAGGCCTGCAATCGTTTTGATTGCCCTCCCATGTGGGATCCACAGGAATGGAGTCAG TGTTCTCATACATGTGGAGGTGGTCATCAGAAGAGGGACGTTATTTGTAAGCAGCGAATGGCAGATGGAAGTGTATTGGAGTTACCAGAAACCTTCTGTCCATCTTCGAGCTTGCCCACAATGCAGCCTTGTGGCCAGATAGACTGCCCTGCACAGTGGGTCTTCTCAAATTGGACACAG TGTTCAGCAACCTGTGGAGAAGGGACCCAGAGGTTGCTAGTGGTGTGCAGGAGGATGGGGCTATATGGCCAGTACCAAACTCTGATTCCGGAGGCCTGCGCTTCTGTTCCGAAGCCCTCGACAGCTCGGTCATGTTCCTCTGAACCTTGTGAGA AGCCTTTCAAGCCAGTAGCTGCAAAACCAGATCCTGCTATTTTGACCCAGAGGAAGGTCTATATTCAATGGAGCAAAGGCCCAAAACTACATTTTGTAGTCGGTGGATATGCATATTTACTTCCATGGACCTCAGTTGTGCTGAGTTGTCCAACTCGTAATTTTCGTAAAGGCCATGTTCGTTGGTTAAAGGATGGAAAACCACTGCTTCTCCTACCACATGTTTCCATATCTCATATGGGTTACATCAAGATCCAGCAGATCCGTTCTTCGGACGTGGGGATGTATACTTGTGTTGCTGGCCAGGAACAGGAAGATTTTGTCCTCAAACTTCTTGGAAGCAAGAAGACAAAGTTGTCAGGTCCAGAAACTGACGTCTGGGTAACAGATGGCGGCAAGAACTCAGCAAAGACTTACCAAATATCATCTAAGGAGAAAGAGGTTCTTACTTTTAATCGCTATGACATTGTCGTTCAGCACTTGCTTAATTTAAAGGGTTTGTCCATGGAGACGTATGTCTCTAAAGAACTGCTGGATGATGATGCAGTTTTTGATTCCCAGAGCCCTCAGGTACTGGTAGCGGACATGGAAAAGCTTGATGCGGTAACCCGTAACTTATCTGGTGGCCTCCAGGGCACACAAAAGGAAGAACTTATTACTCAGCTGTTAGAGGAACTAACTAGGAAGACTAGTGAAAACAATGATTCTATCTTGGAAGCGAATGAGAAACAAGAACTTACAACTCCAAAGAATATTTCTCAAGGAAATGATTTAAGACTAGTTTCCCAATCAACCAGACAATGGAAAGGACCTCTCAGAAGACCAGTGATTGTTCAGAAATTTTCCAGAGTGTACAAGTCCCCCCATGAAATAGTGACCAATGCTGGTAGTTTGGTTGTGGTCTCAAGGCAGGCCACGAGGGTGGAGCTTAAATGTGAAGTGCATGGCAACCCGATGCCAGTAACAATTTGGACAAAAGAGGGAATGGAGTTAAAAAATGACAGCAG AGTAGGCCTGATGTCAGACAGCTCCCTGTACATTGAAGCTCCCAAGGAGACTGACTTTGGATTTTACACGTGCCATGCCACAAATAATCTGGGGTCAACCTCACAGTCATTTCATGTTCAAAAAGCAG GAAGTCGCTGTACCGTTGGTATGGGTAAAAGAAACGGCACATGTTCAGACAAATTCCAATCATCTGAAGGTTGCAGTGGACAACGCTGCCCCTACAG ATGGCATGTGTCCTCATGGTCTACTTGCTCAGTAAGCTGTGGTGGGGGACTACAGAGACGCAATGTGACGTGCCATGGGACTGCAAAAGGACGCTCTTGTACAGGTGCTGGAAGAAAACCAACAGAAACCAAGTCTTGTAATACGCAACTCTGTGTTTCCTGGAAAACAACCCCATGGGGCCCT TGCCATGGGCAGTGTGTTGGACCACAAAAAGCACTACAAAACAGACATGTGTTCTGTCAGGACAAGAACAGAAGTAGAGTCGACCATCGGATGTGCAGCAGGCAACCAAG GCCCGCTTCATATCGAAACTGCACCACGGATGCCTGTGCTCTGCATTGGCGTGTTGGGCCGTGGACCCAATGCACCGCCACCTGTGGTCGCCATGGTTTCCAGTCACGCCATGTCACATGCATGCACCAGCGTAGTGGAAAGCCAGCCCGGGAATTTCACTGTGCCTGGAGGCCTCGTCCGGCGAGTTGGCAGCGCTGCAACATTTTATCATGTGGGAGAG GTGATTGCCAAGACAGCACCAGGTACTGTGAGAAGGTGCGACAGCTGGAACTTTGTGCCTTACCCCAGTTTAAAGTACGGTGCTGCCGGTCCTGCAGAGACACCTGA